Proteins encoded within one genomic window of Amorphus orientalis:
- a CDS encoding helix-turn-helix transcriptional regulator: MSSGSVSEIVTFSGRVSSTDEASLAEGSSFLEMVGERVRNGRARRGMSRKALSEASGVSQRYLAQLESGSGNISIALLRRIADALDFRIEWLVGEDDPFVSEIPAVAALYRVATREQRRRVLEILDPEHPDLRRASRVALIGLRGAGKSTIGRLTASAVGVPFLELNEEIEQASGMPVNEVMALYGQEGYRRLERQSVERVAATHDAIVLAVAGGIVSEPETFNYLLRHFHTIWLKAQPEEHMTRVRAQGDERPMAGNAAAMDELKSILTSREALYARAEAVVDTSGRTIEETLGEVLDTIKTKSFLDGGAADGARYAALWERV, translated from the coding sequence ATGAGCTCAGGCAGCGTCAGCGAAATCGTCACCTTCAGCGGCCGCGTGTCGAGCACGGACGAAGCGTCCCTCGCCGAGGGCTCCAGCTTTCTGGAGATGGTCGGCGAACGGGTCCGCAACGGCCGCGCCCGGCGCGGGATGTCGCGCAAGGCGCTGTCCGAAGCGTCCGGCGTCTCCCAGCGCTACCTGGCCCAGCTCGAAAGCGGATCCGGCAACATCTCGATCGCGCTCCTGCGCCGCATCGCCGATGCCCTCGACTTCCGGATCGAGTGGCTGGTCGGCGAGGACGATCCGTTCGTGTCCGAGATCCCGGCCGTGGCGGCGTTGTACCGGGTGGCGACGCGCGAGCAGCGGCGCCGGGTCCTGGAAATTCTCGACCCGGAACATCCGGACCTGCGCCGCGCGTCGCGGGTCGCGCTGATCGGACTGCGCGGTGCGGGCAAGTCCACCATCGGCCGGCTGACCGCTTCCGCCGTGGGCGTTCCCTTCCTGGAACTGAACGAGGAGATCGAGCAGGCCAGCGGCATGCCGGTCAACGAGGTCATGGCGCTCTATGGCCAGGAAGGCTACCGGCGGCTGGAACGCCAGTCGGTCGAGCGGGTGGCGGCCACCCATGACGCGATCGTTCTGGCGGTCGCCGGCGGCATCGTGTCGGAGCCGGAGACGTTCAACTATCTCCTGCGCCACTTCCACACGATCTGGCTGAAGGCGCAGCCGGAAGAGCACATGACCCGGGTGCGCGCCCAGGGTGACGAGCGGCCCATGGCCGGCAACGCGGCGGCGATGGACGAGCTCAAGAGCATCCTCACCAGCCGCGAGGCGCTTTATGCGCGCGCCGAGGCCGTCGTCGACACCTCCGGCCGGACCATCGAGGAAACGCTCGGCGAGGTCCTCGACACCATCAAGACGAAGTCGTTCCTCGACGGCGGTGCGGCCGACGGCGCCCGCTACGCCGCGCTCTGGGAGCGGGTCTGA